A window from Corynebacterium urealyticum DSM 7109 encodes these proteins:
- a CDS encoding isochorismatase family protein, whose amino-acid sequence MAQSAVNPQGGGAGAASQPSGAGHALIIVDVQNDFVDGSLATERGAQAAEAISKHIAGLHRYDVILGTKDWHIDPAGHFAPEGTEPDYQDTWPVHCVAGTTGAQSHPALATDQVEAWFHKGEYEPAYSGFEGHLADSLAVAEAKSAAAEEARPKVLLAEWLRSRRIGQVTVVGIATDFCVRATALDAKAEGFDVNVIPRLCAPVSAAGEEATLAELREAGIEVK is encoded by the coding sequence ATGGCTCAGTCCGCTGTGAATCCGCAGGGCGGTGGGGCCGGAGCCGCATCCCAGCCCTCTGGGGCGGGGCACGCGCTGATCATCGTTGACGTGCAGAATGACTTCGTCGACGGCAGCCTGGCTACCGAACGTGGCGCGCAGGCCGCCGAAGCGATCAGCAAGCACATCGCCGGCCTGCACCGTTATGACGTCATCTTGGGGACGAAGGATTGGCACATCGACCCAGCCGGGCATTTCGCCCCGGAGGGTACGGAGCCGGATTACCAGGACACCTGGCCGGTGCACTGCGTTGCCGGAACCACCGGCGCACAGTCGCACCCGGCGCTTGCGACCGATCAGGTCGAGGCGTGGTTCCATAAGGGTGAGTACGAGCCCGCCTACTCGGGCTTTGAAGGCCACCTCGCGGACTCTCTTGCGGTCGCGGAAGCGAAGAGCGCTGCTGCCGAAGAGGCCCGTCCGAAGGTACTCCTCGCGGAATGGCTGCGTTCCCGCCGCATTGGTCAGGTGACCGTGGTTGGTATCGCGACCGACTTCTGCGTGCGCGCCACCGCGCTGGATGCGAAGGCCGAGGGCTTCGACGTCAATGTGATCCCGCGTCTGTGCGCGCCGGTGTCAGCAGCGGGGGAGGAAGCGACCCTCGCCGAACTGCGTGAGGCCGGTATCGAGGTGAAGTAG
- the mca gene encoding mycothiol conjugate amidase Mca: MTDSTTSGAQGGYRVLAIHAHPDDESSKGAATMARYIDEGHRVRVLTCTGGEEGSILNPRMDRPEVHENLAAVRREEMARAAEILGVEHRWLGYVDSGLPESGKREDLPEGCFALQDVDEVAGDVVAQIREFQPHVIITYDENGGYPHPDHLMVHAVSMRAWELAGDPEYRPDLGEAWAPLKLYYTHGFVVTRFNMLAEAVAQRQANGEMTLREYQRTMTQLAFWRAKQDVYPRVTTRVNAADWFERRDAALTSHATQIDPDGPFFGVDVDVQRETWPTEEFELAKTRVATTLPERELTAGLPPVDSADELSQSQPPEVSVRPEQ; this comes from the coding sequence ATGACTGATTCGACGACGAGCGGTGCCCAGGGTGGCTACCGCGTGCTGGCGATTCACGCCCATCCGGATGATGAATCCAGCAAGGGTGCGGCGACGATGGCTCGCTATATTGACGAAGGCCACCGTGTCCGCGTGCTGACCTGCACGGGCGGCGAAGAGGGCAGCATCCTCAACCCCAGGATGGACCGCCCCGAGGTGCACGAGAATCTAGCGGCTGTGCGAAGGGAAGAAATGGCCCGCGCCGCGGAGATCTTGGGGGTGGAGCACCGCTGGCTGGGCTATGTTGATTCCGGCCTGCCGGAATCTGGAAAGCGGGAGGATCTCCCAGAAGGCTGCTTTGCGCTGCAGGACGTCGACGAGGTGGCCGGCGACGTGGTTGCGCAGATCCGCGAATTCCAGCCGCACGTGATCATTACCTATGACGAAAACGGTGGCTACCCGCACCCGGATCACCTGATGGTCCATGCGGTGTCTATGCGCGCCTGGGAGCTGGCCGGAGACCCCGAGTATCGACCCGATCTGGGCGAGGCTTGGGCGCCGCTGAAGTTGTATTACACACACGGATTCGTGGTGACCCGTTTCAACATGCTCGCCGAGGCGGTGGCACAGCGGCAGGCTAACGGTGAGATGACCCTGCGCGAGTACCAGCGCACGATGACCCAGCTGGCCTTCTGGCGCGCGAAGCAGGACGTCTATCCCCGCGTAACCACCCGCGTGAACGCCGCGGATTGGTTCGAACGTCGCGATGCCGCGCTGACCTCACATGCCACCCAGATCGATCCGGACGGGCCGTTCTTCGGCGTGGATGTGGATGTGCAGCGCGAGACGTGGCCCACGGAGGAGTTCGAATTAGCGAAGACCCGGGTAGCCACTACACTGCCAGAGAGAGAACTCACCGCGGGCCTGCCGCCGGTAGACAGCGCCGATGAGCTCAGCCAGAGCCAGCCGCCAGAGGTGTCGGTGCGCCCCGAGCAGTAG
- a CDS encoding acyl-CoA dehydrogenase family protein — translation MKNYLPRTLFNEEHEMFREAVRGFVETEIRPNVERWHDQGYVDREMFKKAGDMGLLGMEVDEQWGGGGMNDYRFNAVLTEELAKADSGSIIVGIQTINDLVIPYLQRFANDEQKERFLKPLCSGEKIAAIAMTEPEAGADLAGIRTLARDNGDGSFTVNGAKTFISNGVQADFTIIVAITDPEKGRAGISLLIVEDGMEGYTKTGPLKKVGLKSQDTAELSFENVQVPAENLLGERGAGFGYLRHNLAQERLSIAVGSVATSRRAFDLVYQHSQDRKTFGNRLVDHQAYRWELAKMVQGLQAAQSFVDACIEAKVKGELDETTAAMAKYHTTELQIEVVNQALQMHGGYGFMMEYPIATHYLDSRVQPIYGGPNEIMLEIISRKLAKGE, via the coding sequence ATGAAGAACTACCTTCCGCGCACCCTGTTCAACGAAGAGCACGAGATGTTCCGCGAGGCCGTCCGTGGCTTCGTGGAGACCGAAATCCGCCCGAACGTGGAGCGCTGGCACGACCAGGGCTACGTCGACCGCGAGATGTTCAAGAAGGCCGGCGACATGGGCCTGCTGGGCATGGAGGTCGACGAGCAGTGGGGCGGCGGCGGAATGAATGACTACCGCTTCAACGCCGTGCTGACCGAGGAGCTTGCCAAGGCAGACTCCGGCTCCATCATCGTGGGCATCCAGACCATCAACGACCTGGTCATCCCATACCTGCAGCGCTTCGCCAACGACGAGCAGAAGGAGCGCTTCCTCAAGCCGCTGTGCTCCGGTGAGAAGATCGCCGCGATCGCCATGACCGAGCCGGAGGCCGGCGCCGACCTGGCTGGCATCCGCACCCTGGCCCGCGACAACGGCGACGGCTCCTTCACCGTCAATGGTGCGAAGACCTTCATCTCCAACGGTGTTCAGGCAGACTTCACCATCATCGTCGCCATCACCGATCCGGAGAAGGGCCGCGCCGGCATCTCCCTGCTCATCGTCGAGGACGGCATGGAGGGCTACACCAAGACCGGCCCGCTGAAGAAGGTCGGCCTGAAGTCCCAGGACACCGCCGAGCTCTCCTTCGAGAACGTCCAGGTCCCGGCCGAGAACCTGCTGGGCGAGCGCGGCGCTGGCTTTGGCTACCTGCGCCACAACCTGGCTCAGGAGCGCCTGTCCATCGCCGTGGGCTCTGTCGCGACCTCCCGTCGCGCCTTCGACCTGGTGTACCAGCACTCCCAGGACCGCAAGACCTTCGGCAACCGTCTGGTCGACCACCAGGCCTACCGCTGGGAGCTGGCCAAGATGGTCCAGGGCCTGCAGGCTGCACAGTCCTTCGTCGATGCCTGCATCGAGGCCAAGGTCAAGGGCGAGCTGGACGAGACCACCGCTGCGATGGCGAAATACCACACCACCGAGCTGCAGATCGAGGTCGTGAACCAGGCACTGCAGATGCACGGCGGCTACGGCTTCATGATGGAGTACCCGATCGCTACCCACTACCTGGACTCTCGCGTCCAGCCAATCTACGGTGGCCCGAACGAGATCATGCTGGAGATCATCTCCCGCAAGCTGGCTAAGGGCGAGTAA
- a CDS encoding isoprenyl transferase produces MGRTEPLKRLASLLYPAYEARLARSLRDLPRPAHIAIMADGNRRWARENGFTDVSHGHRVGARKIAEMCNWCDEMGIASVTVYLLSTENLKREPEELELLIKIIGDVADELGQAKAGFRVRSVGHLELLPQQLRERLERNEKLTANNTGVCVNVAVGYGGRQEIVDAVRDTVAELAADGTPAEKIAEKITVDSLGNHMYTKGQPDPDLVIRTSGEQRLSGFLLWQSAYSEIWFTDTYWPAFRRVDFLRALREYSQRHRRFGL; encoded by the coding sequence ATTGGGCGAACCGAGCCGCTGAAGAGGCTCGCCAGCCTGCTTTACCCCGCCTATGAGGCGCGGCTGGCCCGCTCTCTTCGGGATCTGCCGCGACCGGCTCACATCGCCATCATGGCCGACGGCAACCGACGCTGGGCCAGGGAGAACGGCTTCACCGACGTCTCTCATGGGCACCGCGTGGGCGCTCGTAAAATCGCCGAGATGTGCAATTGGTGCGACGAGATGGGCATCGCTTCGGTGACCGTGTACCTGCTCAGCACCGAGAACCTCAAGCGTGAGCCGGAGGAACTCGAGCTGCTGATCAAAATCATTGGGGACGTCGCCGACGAGCTTGGGCAGGCGAAAGCTGGCTTCCGAGTGCGCTCCGTGGGGCACCTCGAGCTGCTGCCACAGCAGCTGCGGGAGCGACTGGAACGCAACGAGAAGCTCACCGCCAATAACACGGGCGTGTGCGTCAACGTCGCGGTCGGCTACGGCGGACGGCAGGAGATCGTCGACGCGGTGCGAGACACCGTCGCGGAACTCGCTGCGGACGGCACGCCGGCGGAAAAGATCGCCGAGAAAATTACCGTCGATTCCCTGGGCAATCACATGTACACCAAGGGGCAGCCAGACCCGGACCTGGTGATCCGGACGTCGGGGGAGCAGCGGCTCTCTGGCTTTCTGCTGTGGCAGTCGGCCTACTCCGAGATTTGGTTTACGGACACCTACTGGCCGGCGTTCCGGCGGGTAGACTTCCTCCGAGCGCTGCGGGAATACTCCCAGCGTCACCGCCGCTTCGGGCTTTAG
- a CDS encoding DUF4307 domain-containing protein yields MTSDASPSVPNSRPGNTHMPADDALKARYGAERNRPFAGKVLVIALVVLIAGAMAYAVNQFMNASSADVTAVESGGSVVSDNRLNMRVDVTREDPSKPAYCVVTAMDYDKNEVGRREFYIPAGGPVTSRHSVDINTRVQGYAGKIYGCSSIIPSHLKQ; encoded by the coding sequence ATGACCTCTGATGCTTCCCCTTCGGTTCCCAACTCCCGCCCGGGTAATACGCACATGCCCGCGGACGATGCCTTGAAGGCCCGCTACGGCGCTGAGCGCAACCGCCCCTTTGCCGGCAAGGTACTGGTCATTGCGTTGGTTGTTCTCATCGCTGGGGCGATGGCCTATGCGGTCAACCAGTTCATGAATGCGTCCTCTGCGGACGTCACCGCAGTCGAGTCCGGCGGTTCCGTGGTGTCCGACAACCGGCTGAACATGCGCGTCGACGTCACCCGGGAAGATCCATCCAAGCCGGCTTATTGCGTCGTCACCGCGATGGACTACGACAAGAACGAGGTCGGCCGCCGCGAGTTCTACATCCCGGCCGGTGGGCCAGTAACGTCCCGACACTCGGTGGATATCAACACCCGCGTGCAGGGCTACGCCGGGAAGATCTACGGCTGTTCTTCGATCATCCCCTCCCACCTGAAGCAGTAG
- a CDS encoding BCCT family transporter yields the protein MSLGENPRPTKAQPAAELLKAGRSSQVGLYPHDLHPGLVPGLSVEDQNKSFALDRIVFFVTATLIVAFIAWGIASPESVSTASAAAYDWAMNNAAWLLNLVMSMGIIVMLYLAFSRYGQIPLGRDDEEPEFSRYSWIAMMFGAGIGVGVFFFGPSEPLAYYLSPPPETVAAETPAALHQALAQSHFHWGLSIWGLYALVGGALAYSTYRRGRPSLLSSVFRPLLGTQPNEGIAGRVIDMMAIVATLFGTAATLGLSALQIAQGVEIISGAGPLANNAVIAIIGVLGVAFIISAVSGVARGIRYLSNINIALTLLLVAFVFLFGPSLFLLNLVPSGVATYIDQLLPMMGKSLSWGQETLEFQGAWTAFYWAWWIAWTPFVGMFIARISRGRTIREFALATIAGPTAILVLAFSIFGGASITFSREGREMFDGSANSEQVLFALFDQLPLNAITPFLLITVLTIFFVTSADSASVVMGTMSSQGNPAPNKLVVVFWGACMMGIATVMLLAGGETALTALQNLTILIALPFSIVLLVMTVAFLKDLRTDPAAIRKDYASTAVENAVVRGLEEHGDDFELSVASAPEGRGAGAHFDSSSENVTDWYQRVDEEGEEIAYDHETKRWADQEDSAADAPAESIDTASPAADERSPEHPER from the coding sequence ATGAGTCTCGGCGAAAACCCCCGTCCCACTAAGGCCCAACCCGCGGCAGAGCTGCTCAAGGCCGGAAGAAGTTCCCAAGTCGGCTTGTATCCGCACGACCTGCACCCCGGGTTGGTCCCGGGCTTGAGCGTCGAAGACCAAAACAAGAGCTTCGCGCTGGACCGCATCGTCTTCTTCGTCACCGCCACCCTCATCGTGGCGTTTATCGCCTGGGGAATCGCCTCCCCAGAGTCGGTGTCCACTGCGTCGGCCGCCGCGTACGACTGGGCTATGAACAATGCCGCGTGGCTGCTCAACCTCGTCATGAGTATGGGGATCATCGTCATGCTCTACCTGGCGTTCTCCCGTTATGGCCAGATCCCACTGGGCCGGGACGATGAGGAGCCGGAGTTCTCCCGATACTCCTGGATCGCGATGATGTTTGGCGCCGGCATTGGCGTGGGCGTGTTCTTCTTCGGTCCCTCCGAGCCCCTGGCCTACTACCTCTCGCCGCCGCCGGAGACCGTAGCCGCGGAAACCCCGGCGGCCCTGCACCAGGCGTTGGCCCAGTCCCACTTCCACTGGGGACTATCCATCTGGGGTCTCTATGCGCTGGTGGGCGGCGCACTGGCCTATTCTACCTATCGCCGCGGGCGCCCCTCGCTGCTGAGCTCCGTGTTCCGGCCACTGCTGGGTACTCAGCCGAATGAGGGGATCGCGGGCAGGGTGATCGACATGATGGCGATCGTCGCCACCCTCTTCGGCACCGCCGCCACACTCGGGCTATCTGCCTTACAGATCGCCCAGGGTGTGGAGATCATTTCCGGGGCAGGCCCATTGGCCAATAATGCGGTGATCGCCATCATCGGTGTGCTCGGAGTTGCTTTCATCATCAGCGCGGTCTCCGGCGTAGCGCGGGGCATCCGCTACCTGTCGAATATCAACATCGCGCTGACGCTGCTGCTCGTGGCCTTCGTATTTCTCTTTGGTCCGAGCCTCTTTCTGCTGAACCTGGTGCCATCCGGAGTTGCGACCTATATCGATCAGCTGCTGCCGATGATGGGCAAGTCCCTGTCCTGGGGCCAGGAGACCCTTGAGTTCCAGGGCGCGTGGACGGCATTCTACTGGGCTTGGTGGATCGCCTGGACCCCGTTCGTTGGCATGTTCATCGCCCGGATTTCCCGTGGCCGCACCATCCGTGAATTCGCGCTCGCAACGATCGCCGGCCCGACCGCCATCCTGGTCCTGGCCTTCAGCATCTTTGGTGGTGCCTCCATCACCTTCAGCCGGGAGGGCCGCGAGATGTTCGACGGCTCCGCGAATTCCGAGCAGGTCCTCTTCGCGCTCTTCGACCAGTTGCCCCTGAACGCGATCACCCCGTTCCTGCTGATCACGGTGCTCACGATCTTCTTCGTCACCTCCGCGGACTCGGCGTCTGTGGTGATGGGAACCATGTCCTCCCAGGGCAACCCTGCGCCGAACAAGCTGGTCGTCGTGTTCTGGGGTGCATGCATGATGGGGATTGCCACGGTGATGCTGCTGGCCGGCGGGGAAACCGCGCTGACCGCGCTGCAGAACCTCACGATCCTTATTGCGCTGCCGTTCTCGATTGTCCTGCTGGTGATGACCGTGGCCTTCCTCAAGGATCTCCGCACCGACCCTGCAGCGATCCGTAAAGACTACGCCAGCACCGCGGTGGAAAATGCGGTGGTTCGTGGCCTGGAAGAGCACGGCGATGACTTCGAACTCAGCGTCGCTTCTGCGCCGGAGGGCAGGGGAGCGGGCGCCCACTTCGACTCCTCCTCTGAGAACGTCACCGACTGGTACCAGCGCGTGGATGAGGAGGGCGAAGAGATCGCCTACGACCACGAAACCAAGCGGTGGGCGGACCAGGAAGATAGCGCAGCGGACGCGCCGGCGGAGTCCATAGACACCGCGTCACCCGCTGCTGATGAGCGCTCGCCGGAGCACCCGGAGCGTTAA
- the greA gene encoding transcription elongation factor GreA produces the protein MADNQTTWLTQESYDRLNAELFALKENRPVLAAEINERREEGDLKENGGYHAAREQQGQEEARIAYLEELLDNATIGEAPQESGVALVGTVVHVYYDDDEEDKETFLIGTRGLESSNPELETYSTDAPLGAALVGAKVGETREYETPTGDTVRVTLVEAEPYNPDLDIPRAMQK, from the coding sequence ATGGCAGACAATCAGACCACCTGGCTCACCCAAGAATCCTACGACCGACTCAACGCGGAGCTGTTCGCCCTGAAGGAGAACCGCCCGGTCCTGGCCGCCGAAATCAATGAGCGCCGCGAAGAGGGTGACCTCAAGGAGAACGGCGGCTACCACGCCGCCCGCGAGCAGCAGGGCCAGGAAGAGGCCCGCATCGCCTACCTCGAGGAGCTGCTTGACAACGCCACCATCGGTGAGGCTCCACAGGAGTCCGGCGTCGCCCTGGTCGGCACCGTCGTGCACGTCTACTACGACGACGATGAGGAAGACAAGGAGACCTTCCTGATCGGTACCCGTGGCCTGGAGTCCTCCAACCCGGAGCTGGAGACTTACTCCACCGATGCCCCACTGGGCGCAGCACTGGTCGGCGCGAAGGTCGGCGAGACCCGTGAGTACGAGACCCCGACCGGCGACACGGTCCGGGTGACCCTCGTGGAGGCAGAGCCGTATAACCCGGATCTGGACATCCCGCGCGCAATGCAGAAGTAG
- the glyA gene encoding serine hydroxymethyltransferase, protein MSDSPQTIQHNVPLAELDPDVARAIDGELARQRNTLEMIASENFVPRAVLQAQGSVLTNKYAEGYPGRRYYGGCEHVDVIEDLARDRAKQVFGAEFANVQPHAGAQANAAVLMALASPRDKILGLSLAHGGHLTHGMHLNFSGKLYEAIAYEVDPETMRIDMDKVREQALKEKPTVIIAGWSAYPRHQDFAAFRSIADEVGAKLWVDMAHFAGLVAAGLHPSPVPHADVVSTTVHKTLGGPRSGLILAKQEWAKKLNSAVFPGQQGGPLMHAVAAKAVAMKVAQTEEFRDRQARTLEGAKILAERLSAADTKGAGVEVLTGGTDVHLVLADLRHSELDGQQAEDLLHEVGITVNRNAVPFDPRPPMVTSGLRIGTPALASRGLDTAAFTEVADVIGTALAQGKNADVEALRARVSKVAEDFPLYEGLEDWKLV, encoded by the coding sequence ATGTCCGATTCTCCACAGACCATCCAGCACAACGTGCCGCTGGCCGAACTCGACCCGGATGTCGCCCGCGCGATCGACGGTGAGCTGGCCCGCCAGCGCAACACTCTCGAAATGATCGCGAGTGAGAACTTTGTGCCGCGTGCAGTGCTGCAGGCGCAGGGCTCCGTCCTGACCAACAAGTACGCCGAGGGTTACCCGGGACGCCGTTACTACGGCGGCTGCGAGCACGTCGACGTCATCGAGGACCTGGCCCGCGACCGCGCGAAGCAGGTCTTCGGCGCAGAGTTCGCCAACGTGCAGCCGCACGCTGGTGCGCAGGCTAACGCCGCCGTCCTTATGGCGCTGGCGAGCCCACGGGATAAGATCCTGGGCCTGTCCCTGGCTCACGGTGGTCACCTGACCCACGGCATGCACCTGAACTTCTCCGGCAAGCTCTACGAGGCCATCGCCTACGAGGTGGACCCGGAGACCATGCGCATCGACATGGATAAGGTCCGCGAGCAGGCCCTCAAGGAGAAGCCGACCGTCATCATCGCCGGTTGGTCCGCCTACCCGCGCCACCAGGACTTCGCTGCCTTCCGCTCCATCGCGGACGAGGTCGGCGCGAAGCTGTGGGTCGATATGGCCCACTTCGCAGGTCTGGTCGCTGCTGGTCTGCACCCGTCCCCGGTCCCGCACGCTGACGTCGTGTCCACCACCGTCCACAAGACCCTCGGCGGCCCGCGTTCCGGCCTGATCCTGGCGAAGCAGGAGTGGGCGAAGAAGCTCAACTCCGCAGTCTTCCCAGGCCAGCAGGGCGGCCCGCTGATGCACGCCGTTGCCGCGAAGGCCGTTGCCATGAAGGTGGCCCAGACCGAGGAGTTCCGTGACCGCCAGGCCCGCACCCTCGAGGGCGCGAAGATCCTGGCCGAGCGCCTGTCCGCTGCTGACACCAAGGGTGCTGGCGTCGAGGTGCTCACCGGCGGCACCGACGTCCACCTGGTGCTGGCTGATCTGCGTCACTCCGAGCTGGATGGCCAGCAGGCTGAGGATCTGCTGCACGAGGTTGGCATCACCGTCAACCGAAACGCCGTTCCTTTCGACCCACGCCCGCCGATGGTCACCTCCGGCCTGCGCATCGGTACCCCGGCCCTGGCTTCCCGCGGCCTGGACACCGCTGCCTTCACCGAGGTCGCGGACGTCATCGGCACCGCGCTGGCACAGGGTAAGAACGCCGACGTCGAGGCTCTGCGTGCTCGTGTCTCCAAGGTTGCCGAGGACTTCCCGCTGTACGAGGGCCTCGAGGACTGGAAGCTGGTCTAA
- the coaA gene encoding type I pantothenate kinase, with protein sequence MNRTPQRASADATESPFIELKRSQWRELRKSMPQVLSESELDQLRGIGDEIDLDEVSEVYLPLSRLINLRVEAQRSLNQATETFIGEPMPPTPYIIGVSGSVAVGKSTTARVLQVLLQRWDSSPRVDLITTDGFLFPTAELERRRLLHRKGFPESYDQQALLNFVTKVKSGARNVKAPVYSHEAYDRIAGEFEVVDQPDILIVEGLNVLQTGPTLMVSDLFDFSVYVDARVEDIEDWYISRFLRLKNTAFKDPEAHFHHLAGLSDEQAAQVAREIWQTVNLPNLMENILPTRIRASLVMRKGADHLVDRVRMRKI encoded by the coding sequence ATGAATCGTACGCCCCAGCGCGCCTCCGCGGACGCGACTGAATCGCCCTTTATCGAACTCAAAAGGAGCCAGTGGCGCGAACTCCGCAAGTCCATGCCCCAGGTCTTGAGCGAATCGGAGCTCGACCAGCTGCGCGGCATCGGCGACGAGATTGACTTGGACGAGGTCAGCGAGGTCTACCTGCCGCTGTCCCGCCTCATTAACCTGCGGGTCGAGGCCCAGCGCAGCCTGAATCAGGCCACCGAGACCTTCATCGGCGAACCGATGCCTCCCACGCCGTACATCATCGGTGTGTCCGGCTCCGTGGCCGTCGGGAAGTCCACCACCGCGCGTGTGCTCCAGGTGCTGCTGCAGCGTTGGGACTCCAGCCCCCGGGTGGACCTGATCACCACGGACGGGTTCCTCTTCCCCACCGCCGAGCTGGAACGCCGTCGTCTGCTGCACCGCAAGGGCTTTCCCGAGTCTTATGATCAGCAAGCGCTGCTGAATTTTGTGACCAAGGTGAAATCAGGCGCCCGCAACGTCAAGGCACCGGTCTACTCGCACGAGGCCTACGACCGAATTGCCGGTGAGTTCGAGGTCGTTGACCAGCCGGACATCCTCATCGTCGAGGGCCTCAACGTGCTGCAGACCGGCCCCACCCTCATGGTCAGCGATCTCTTCGACTTCTCCGTGTACGTCGACGCCCGGGTTGAAGACATTGAGGACTGGTACATCTCCCGATTCCTGCGTCTGAAAAACACCGCCTTCAAGGACCCGGAAGCGCACTTCCACCACCTCGCGGGATTGAGCGACGAACAGGCCGCCCAGGTGGCCCGGGAGATCTGGCAGACAGTGAACCTGCCCAACCTCATGGAGAACATCTTGCCGACCCGGATCCGCGCCAGCCTGGTGATGCGCAAGGGTGCAGATCACCTCGTCGACCGGGTGCGGATGCGCAAGATTTAG